The following proteins are co-located in the Spinactinospora alkalitolerans genome:
- a CDS encoding DNA repair helicase XPB has protein sequence MPTRPKETTVTDGPLIVQSDKTLLLEVDHELADECRRAIAPFAELERAPEHVHTYRVTPLALWNARAAGHDAEQVVDAFIGYSRYPVPHSLLVDVAETMDRYGRLRLLSHPVHGLVLQALDQAVLEEVVRAKKLRSMLGERVEPDTVAVHPSERGNLKQALLKLGWPAEDLAGYVDGEAHQIDLAEGDWELRGYQREAAEGFHSGGSGVVVLPCGAGKTIVGAAAMAMAKATTLILVTNTVAVHQWRNELLRRTTLTEDEIGEYSGTRKDIRPVTIATYQVMAARRKGVHTHLELFDARDWGLVVYDEVHLLPAPIFRMTADLQARRRLGLTATLVREDGREGDVFSLIGPKRYDAPWKEMENQGWIAPADCVEVRVNLTESERLAYATAEPEDRYRFCASTAAKSSVVRELVERHSGEQALVIGSYIDQLDELGAALDAPVVKGETRVKERERLFDAFRSGELRTLVVSKVANFSVDLPEAGVAIQVSGSFGSRQEEAQRLGRVLRPKSDGRAARFYAVIARDTLDQDYAAHRQRFLAEQGYAYRIVDASDVLAGNEI, from the coding sequence ATGCCGACACGGCCCAAGGAGACGACCGTGACCGACGGACCGCTGATCGTCCAGTCCGACAAGACGCTCCTGCTCGAGGTCGACCACGAACTGGCCGACGAGTGCCGCCGTGCGATCGCGCCGTTCGCCGAGCTGGAGCGCGCCCCGGAGCACGTCCACACCTACCGGGTCACCCCGCTGGCGCTGTGGAACGCCCGTGCCGCCGGTCACGACGCCGAACAGGTCGTCGACGCGTTCATCGGCTACTCGCGCTACCCCGTGCCGCACTCGCTGCTCGTGGACGTCGCCGAGACGATGGACCGCTACGGCCGCCTCCGGCTGCTCTCCCACCCCGTCCACGGCCTGGTGCTGCAGGCCCTGGACCAGGCGGTGCTGGAGGAGGTCGTCCGGGCCAAGAAGCTCCGGTCGATGCTCGGCGAGCGGGTGGAGCCCGACACGGTCGCGGTGCACCCGAGCGAGCGCGGCAACCTCAAGCAGGCGCTGCTCAAGCTCGGCTGGCCGGCCGAGGACCTGGCCGGCTACGTCGACGGCGAGGCGCACCAGATCGATCTGGCCGAGGGCGACTGGGAGCTGCGCGGCTACCAGCGCGAGGCCGCCGAGGGCTTCCACTCCGGCGGCTCCGGCGTCGTGGTGCTGCCGTGCGGCGCCGGCAAGACGATCGTGGGGGCCGCGGCGATGGCGATGGCCAAGGCCACGACGCTGATCCTGGTCACCAACACCGTCGCGGTCCACCAGTGGCGCAACGAGCTGCTGCGCCGCACCACGCTCACCGAGGACGAGATCGGCGAGTACTCCGGGACCCGCAAGGACATCCGCCCGGTCACCATCGCCACCTACCAGGTCATGGCCGCGCGCCGGAAGGGCGTGCACACCCACCTGGAGCTGTTCGACGCCCGCGACTGGGGCCTGGTCGTCTACGACGAGGTGCACCTGCTGCCGGCGCCCATCTTCCGGATGACCGCCGACCTGCAGGCGCGGCGCCGGCTCGGGCTGACCGCGACTCTGGTGCGCGAGGACGGCCGCGAGGGCGACGTGTTCTCCCTGATCGGGCCGAAGCGCTACGACGCGCCGTGGAAGGAGATGGAGAACCAGGGCTGGATCGCGCCGGCCGACTGCGTCGAGGTCCGGGTGAACCTCACCGAGAGCGAGCGGCTGGCCTACGCCACCGCCGAGCCCGAGGACCGCTACCGCTTCTGCGCCTCCACCGCGGCCAAGAGCAGTGTCGTGCGCGAGCTGGTGGAGCGGCACTCCGGCGAGCAGGCGCTGGTGATCGGGTCCTACATCGACCAGTTGGACGAGCTCGGCGCGGCCCTGGACGCGCCCGTCGTCAAGGGCGAGACGCGGGTGAAGGAGCGCGAGCGTCTGTTCGACGCGTTCCGCTCCGGCGAGCTGCGCACGCTCGTGGTCTCCAAGGTCGCCAACTTCTCCGTCGACCTGCCCGAGGCCGGCGTGGCGATCCAGGTGTCGGGGTCGTTCGGCTCCCGCCAGGAGGAGGCCCAGCGCCTCGGCCGCGTGCTGCGCCCCAAGTCCGACGGCCGGGCCGCGCGCTTCTACGCCGTCATCGCCCGCGACACCCTCGACCAGGACTACGCGGCGCACCGCCAGCGCTTCCTCGCCGAGCAGGGCTACGCCTACCGCATCGTCGACGCCTCCGACGTGCTCGCCGGCAACGAGATCTGA
- a CDS encoding helicase-associated domain-containing protein codes for MIDDAEPAVRHTAGRPFTYTSWLRSLSDQELAALFTARADLITPVPADIAGLAARATSRPAVVRVLDRLDRFSLQVLEGLLALGDDRASSAPHGTDRRTFSTALDAPAPALDAALDRLRGAALVWEDGGLLRPVTVLRDILTQPAGLGPPMRVLLAGRSADRLNRLAADLGLATGYEGGDPADRIAAAIARTGRLADLLAEVGDDARPVLDRLVWGPPHGTVSQADRDVDAASATSPIDRLLARGLLVATDDRTVTLPREVALHLRGGRLFREVEAEPPRPSGPERTATTVARTAAGQAFTVIRGIEELLESWAADPPGVLRNGGLGVRDLRRSAQALDSDEASTAVLVEAAHSAGLIAASGEVDGEWLPTADYDVWRAAEPARRWVRLAEAWLRSTRVAGLGGTKDARGRSRNVLGEGLDRRSAPEVRLDVLRALAAAPEATAPTGESVAAHLAWLRPRRQGPAFTTLVETALDEARVLGLTGRDALAPHARALLEETTGPRHDDGPAGFAADSAAAAELARSLPEPLDHFLVQGDLTAVAPGPLVPALARELALAADVESTGGATVYRFSADSVRRALDAGRGAGELTELLERHSTTPLPQPLRYLISDIARSHGRLRVGTASSYLRCDDPAVLEELLNDRRCADLMLFRLAPTVVAGRSTRPVLLDRLNDLGYHAVPEAVDGSVQLSRPEVRRAARRAPGELTEPEPPGPELRMAAVRALRAGDEAATAVRSPIAAPEAEPPRSPTAATLAALSSAAVDGRRVWIGYLDTEGRASSRIVEPARVDGGYLTAYDATRAAVHRFAVHRITGVAAVGPGGDPAGRPTGKPAG; via the coding sequence ATGATCGACGACGCGGAGCCGGCGGTGCGCCACACCGCAGGGCGTCCTTTCACCTACACCTCATGGCTGCGGAGCCTGTCCGATCAGGAGCTGGCAGCGCTGTTCACCGCGCGCGCGGATCTCATCACCCCGGTGCCGGCCGACATCGCGGGGCTGGCCGCCCGCGCCACCTCGCGGCCGGCCGTCGTCCGGGTCCTGGACCGGCTGGACCGGTTCTCCCTCCAGGTGCTCGAAGGGCTGCTGGCCCTCGGTGACGACAGAGCCTCCAGCGCCCCGCACGGCACCGACCGCCGCACCTTCTCCACGGCGCTGGACGCCCCCGCACCGGCGCTCGACGCGGCACTGGACCGGCTGCGCGGCGCCGCGCTGGTGTGGGAGGACGGCGGACTGCTGCGCCCCGTGACCGTGCTGCGCGACATCCTCACCCAGCCGGCCGGCCTCGGCCCTCCCATGCGCGTCCTGCTCGCCGGCCGGTCGGCCGACCGGCTGAACCGGCTGGCCGCCGACCTCGGGCTCGCCACCGGCTACGAGGGCGGCGACCCCGCCGACCGCATCGCCGCCGCCATCGCCCGGACCGGCCGGCTGGCCGATCTGCTCGCCGAGGTCGGCGACGACGCCCGGCCGGTCCTGGACCGGCTCGTCTGGGGCCCGCCGCACGGCACCGTCTCCCAGGCCGACCGCGACGTCGACGCGGCCTCCGCGACCTCGCCGATCGACCGGCTGCTGGCGCGCGGCCTGCTGGTCGCGACCGACGACCGCACCGTCACGCTCCCCCGCGAGGTGGCGTTGCACCTGCGCGGCGGCCGACTGTTCCGGGAGGTCGAGGCGGAGCCGCCGCGGCCGTCCGGCCCCGAGCGCACCGCGACGACGGTCGCGCGGACAGCGGCGGGGCAGGCGTTCACGGTGATCCGGGGGATCGAGGAACTCCTGGAGTCGTGGGCCGCCGACCCGCCCGGCGTGCTGCGCAACGGCGGCCTGGGAGTGCGCGACCTGCGGCGCAGCGCGCAGGCCCTCGACTCCGACGAGGCGAGCACGGCGGTGCTGGTCGAGGCGGCGCACTCGGCGGGGCTCATCGCGGCCAGCGGTGAGGTCGACGGCGAATGGCTGCCCACCGCCGACTACGACGTCTGGCGGGCGGCCGAACCCGCGCGGCGCTGGGTGCGGCTGGCCGAGGCGTGGCTGCGCTCCACCCGCGTCGCCGGTCTCGGCGGCACCAAGGACGCGCGGGGGCGCTCCCGCAACGTCCTCGGCGAGGGCCTGGACCGGCGTTCGGCCCCCGAGGTCCGGCTCGACGTCCTGCGCGCGCTCGCCGCCGCGCCCGAGGCGACGGCGCCCACCGGAGAGTCGGTGGCCGCGCACCTCGCGTGGCTGCGTCCGCGCCGCCAGGGGCCCGCGTTCACCACCCTGGTCGAGACCGCGCTGGACGAGGCCCGCGTCCTCGGCCTGACCGGCCGCGACGCGCTCGCCCCGCACGCACGCGCGCTGCTGGAGGAGACGACCGGACCGCGCCACGACGACGGTCCGGCCGGTTTCGCCGCCGACTCCGCCGCCGCTGCCGAGCTCGCCCGGTCCCTGCCGGAGCCGCTCGACCACTTCCTGGTCCAGGGGGACCTGACCGCGGTCGCTCCCGGACCGCTGGTGCCCGCGCTGGCCAGGGAACTCGCGCTGGCCGCCGACGTGGAGTCCACCGGCGGCGCGACCGTCTACCGGTTCAGCGCCGACTCGGTCCGCCGCGCGCTGGACGCCGGGCGGGGCGCGGGCGAGCTGACCGAGCTGCTGGAGCGGCACTCCACCACCCCGCTCCCGCAGCCGCTGCGCTACCTCATCTCCGACATCGCCCGCAGCCACGGCAGGCTGCGCGTGGGTACCGCGTCGAGCTACCTGCGCTGCGACGACCCGGCCGTGCTGGAGGAGCTCCTCAACGACCGCCGCTGCGCCGATCTCATGCTCTTCCGGCTCGCCCCGACGGTGGTGGCCGGCCGGTCCACCAGGCCGGTCCTGCTGGACCGGCTGAACGACCTCGGCTACCACGCGGTGCCCGAGGCCGTCGACGGGTCGGTCCAGCTCAGCCGCCCCGAGGTCCGCCGCGCGGCGCGGCGCGCCCCGGGCGAGCTCACCGAGCCCGAGCCGCCGGGCCCCGAGCTGCGCATGGCAGCGGTGCGGGCGCTGCGCGCGGGGGACGAGGCCGCGACAGCGGTCCGGAGCCCCATCGCCGCGCCGGAGGCCGAACCGCCCCGCTCGCCCACCGCGGCCACCCTGGCGGCCCTGTCCTCGGCGGCCGTGGACGGCCGCCGGGTCTGGATCGGCTACCTCGACACCGAGGGCCGCGCCAGCAGCAGGATCGTGGAGCCGGCCCGGGTGGACGGCGGCTACCTCACCGCCTACGACGCGACCCGCGCCGCCGTGCACCGATTCGCGGTGCACCGCATCACCGGCGTCGCCGCCGTCGGTCCCGGTGGGGATCCGGCCGGACGGCCGACCGGGAAGCCGGCCGGCTGA
- a CDS encoding HAAS signaling domain-containing protein, translating into MSERSDQLVLEYLAKVGDAAHQYLPPRRRTAYITELRGRIEDACRSARARDPEQVRRVLRGFGDPAALAARECADPPQDAEAARESRTGPEAPTGPVESAASDKAATSAKPSKGGLTGGFARQVRLQRDPPPWRGGPKRSRPRRIATREGADGGPTPGGLSPGDLVPGLLAAVRRHPAELFAIAVYLVSALVGAAAFLWVIAAVQVGLSRVWDRSDKRVAVGVPIAATVAGMLLWPGEAPYIDEMIRLSLLDTGLVGMRLAVGGCALYLAVRIARTARAGTA; encoded by the coding sequence ATGAGCGAGCGCTCGGACCAACTGGTACTGGAGTACCTGGCGAAGGTCGGCGACGCCGCGCACCAGTACCTGCCGCCGCGCCGCCGCACCGCCTACATCACCGAACTGCGCGGCCGGATCGAGGACGCGTGCAGGTCGGCGCGGGCGCGCGACCCGGAGCAGGTACGCCGGGTGCTGCGCGGGTTCGGCGATCCGGCCGCGCTGGCGGCGCGGGAGTGCGCGGACCCGCCGCAGGACGCGGAGGCGGCGCGGGAGAGCCGGACCGGGCCGGAGGCGCCGACCGGACCGGTCGAGTCGGCCGCATCGGACAAGGCCGCCACGTCGGCCAAGCCGTCCAAGGGCGGCCTGACCGGCGGGTTCGCGCGGCAGGTGCGATTGCAGCGCGATCCGCCGCCGTGGCGCGGCGGTCCGAAGAGGAGCCGCCCGCGCCGGATTGCCACCCGCGAGGGCGCCGACGGCGGTCCCACACCGGGCGGGCTCTCCCCGGGCGACCTCGTCCCAGGCCTGCTCGCGGCGGTCCGGCGGCACCCGGCCGAGCTCTTCGCCATCGCCGTGTACCTGGTGAGCGCCCTGGTCGGGGCGGCGGCGTTCCTGTGGGTGATCGCCGCGGTGCAGGTGGGGCTGAGCCGGGTGTGGGACCGCTCCGACAAGCGGGTCGCGGTCGGCGTCCCGATCGCCGCGACGGTCGCCGGCATGCTGCTGTGGCCGGGCGAGGCGCCCTACATCGACGAGATGATCCGGCTGTCCCTGCTGGACACCGGCCTGGTGGGCATGCGCCTCGCCGTGGGCGGCTGCGCCCTCTACCTGGCCGTCCGGATCGCGCGCACCGCCCGGGCCGGGACGGCGTGA
- a CDS encoding cold-shock protein, which produces MPTGKVKWYDSDKGFGFLTNDDGGEVFVHSSALPAGADSLKSGQRVEFGIVEGRKGAQALQVKLLDAPRSVAKAMRKKPDEMVLIVEDLIKLLDGVSTAYRRGKHPDRREAAKIAQVLRVVADDLEA; this is translated from the coding sequence GTGCCCACCGGCAAGGTCAAGTGGTACGACAGCGACAAGGGTTTCGGTTTCCTCACCAACGACGACGGCGGTGAGGTCTTCGTGCACTCCTCCGCGCTCCCCGCGGGCGCCGACTCCCTGAAGTCCGGCCAGCGGGTCGAGTTCGGCATCGTCGAAGGCCGCAAGGGAGCCCAGGCCCTGCAGGTGAAACTGCTCGACGCGCCGAGGTCGGTGGCCAAGGCGATGCGCAAGAAGCCCGACGAGATGGTCCTCATCGTCGAGGACCTCATCAAGCTCCTCGACGGCGTCTCGACCGCGTACCGTAGGGGTAAGCACCCAGATCGCCGCGAGGCGGCCAAGATCGCCCAGGTGCTGCGCGTCGTCGCCGACGACCTGGAGGCCTGA
- a CDS encoding DUF3027 domain-containing protein, with protein MDLARAAAAEIGRPEWVGEHLSAQVEGDRLVTHLFACLDPAYPGWHYAVTVVRASRAKHVTVNEAVLLPGSQALLAPEWLPWKERLRPGDLGVGDLLPSSEDDERLMPGYAQVADDEVTEDGDDKQMVWELGLGRARVLSDTGRESAAERWYNGAAGPHSPIAGAAPAQCATCGFMTPLAGEFRQMFGVCANEYAPDDGRVVSLDHGCGAHSEAAPPAPPSEPVTPVVDELGYDHIVFDDTTELELVSSEK; from the coding sequence GTGGACCTCGCCCGTGCCGCGGCCGCCGAGATCGGACGACCGGAGTGGGTTGGCGAACACCTCTCCGCACAGGTCGAGGGTGACCGTCTGGTCACCCACCTCTTCGCCTGCCTCGATCCCGCCTACCCCGGCTGGCATTACGCCGTCACCGTCGTGCGCGCCTCCCGCGCCAAGCACGTCACGGTGAACGAGGCGGTGCTGCTGCCGGGTTCCCAGGCGCTGCTCGCCCCGGAGTGGCTGCCGTGGAAGGAGCGGCTGCGCCCGGGCGACCTGGGCGTCGGCGACCTCCTGCCCAGCTCCGAGGATGACGAGCGGCTGATGCCGGGCTACGCGCAGGTGGCCGACGACGAGGTCACCGAGGACGGCGACGACAAGCAGATGGTCTGGGAGCTCGGCCTCGGCCGGGCCAGGGTCCTGTCCGACACCGGCCGCGAGTCCGCGGCCGAGCGCTGGTACAACGGCGCCGCCGGGCCGCACAGCCCCATCGCCGGTGCCGCTCCGGCCCAGTGCGCCACCTGCGGCTTCATGACCCCGCTGGCCGGCGAGTTCCGGCAGATGTTCGGGGTCTGCGCCAACGAGTACGCGCCCGACGACGGCAGGGTCGTCTCCCTCGACCACGGCTGCGGGGCGCACTCCGAGGCCGCGCCGCCGGCGCCCCCGTCCGAGCCGGTGACCCCGGTCGTCGACGAGCTGGGCTACGACCACATCGTCTTCGACGACACCACCGAACTGGAGCTGGTCTCCTCCGAGAAGTGA
- a CDS encoding sacsin N-terminal ATP-binding-like domain-containing protein, whose protein sequence is MVQVTADPFGTAELRRRVLDGWADSPARFREDANAEEDYALGGYRDRIVVELAQNAADAARRAGVRGRLGLTLRGDVFTAANTGAPLTPAGVESLATLRVSAKRDDADAGGSVGRFGVGFSAVVALSDDVTVASRDGAVRWTRDLARTAVREALLDSGRARPELAAELQRRGGDVPLLRLPFESDARTPDGYDSSVVLRLRDDDARVRLNRLLGETGQALLLALPDLAEVEIDVEGAVRTLRVRPGAADGELVTRIDDGSGERSTHWRTVTRTGRFEPDRLADRPTEERGRTDWSLTWAVAVDEAGGVAGLPADVPRVVHAPTPSDEELHVPALLIGSFPLTPDRRHIAFGPASDTLITEAAGAYCDLLRLLDPRATWDLVPVNLMRGGEFDARFRGEVAAPLLDTPFLVTAAGEPVRPRDAVVVEGGTELVDVLSELIPTVLPGDWNLRHPGLGQLRLRRVGLAELADLLGDLEHDPAWWARLYAALRSAGQQGADLEELGALPVPLVDGRLVRGPRGLLAPSGPAFGSDALDPGALAPLGLRIVHPRAVDPLLLRLGAVEANERAVLTDPLTRAAVENSLDADDPDDIARSVLELVSASGATVDEAPWLAELALRDNEGGYSLAGELLLPDSPLLEVLAEDAPFGVVADDLVRRYDAETLEAVGVLRSFTLCRASDVTLGAALDESLDDLPLDGVEDWAAEVMERLGHPDLPPVVPELVGVRDLEFVREDRWRRALELLAARGPRAAVTEPVRVLRGDGRSVDVPSYTAWWLRTGALLDGRRPVELRTGDADPALTGLYDEAPSELDPHLARALGVRTGLADLLAEPDGPDELLDRLGDPGRRVSRESLRRIWAALAGVDAERASPPESVRAVRDGAIVVADAEDAVVVDAPDLLPLLAGRPVVLVPAEHAAALADVLDLALAGEEVEGRVTSAGEVRQVPDEVRVFLDTGVLTYLHHEELTVDGTRVEWRCIGGQVHASGTDGLARALSWTAGRWDLRHLVAAVLRDPRSVLDLLAEADLDPDPARGL, encoded by the coding sequence ATGGTCCAGGTGACGGCCGATCCGTTCGGCACCGCTGAACTGCGGCGACGAGTTCTCGACGGATGGGCGGACTCACCCGCCCGATTCCGGGAGGACGCCAACGCCGAGGAGGACTACGCGCTCGGCGGCTACCGCGACCGGATCGTCGTGGAGCTCGCGCAGAACGCGGCGGACGCCGCCCGGCGGGCCGGCGTCCGGGGGCGGCTGGGGCTGACCCTGCGCGGCGACGTGTTCACGGCGGCCAACACCGGCGCCCCGCTGACCCCCGCCGGGGTGGAGTCCCTCGCCACGCTGCGGGTCTCGGCGAAGCGCGACGACGCCGACGCCGGCGGTTCCGTCGGGCGGTTCGGGGTCGGGTTCTCGGCCGTGGTCGCGCTCAGCGACGACGTCACGGTCGCCTCCCGCGACGGGGCCGTGCGCTGGACCCGCGACCTCGCCCGCACCGCCGTGCGCGAGGCGCTGCTGGACAGCGGCCGGGCCCGCCCGGAGCTGGCGGCGGAGCTCCAGCGGCGCGGCGGCGACGTGCCGCTGCTGCGGCTGCCGTTCGAGTCCGACGCGCGCACGCCCGACGGTTACGACAGCTCCGTCGTCCTCAGGCTCCGCGACGACGATGCCCGCGTCCGGCTGAACCGGCTGCTCGGCGAGACCGGGCAGGCGCTGCTGCTCGCGCTGCCCGACCTCGCCGAGGTCGAGATCGACGTCGAGGGCGCCGTCCGGACGCTGCGCGTGCGGCCCGGAGCGGCCGACGGGGAGCTGGTCACCCGGATCGACGACGGCTCCGGCGAGCGCAGCACCCACTGGCGCACGGTCACCCGGACCGGCCGCTTCGAGCCCGACCGGCTCGCGGACCGCCCCACCGAGGAGCGCGGCCGCACCGACTGGAGCCTCACATGGGCCGTCGCCGTCGACGAGGCCGGCGGCGTCGCCGGCCTGCCCGCCGACGTGCCCCGCGTCGTGCACGCCCCGACGCCCAGCGACGAGGAGCTGCACGTCCCCGCGCTGCTCATCGGCTCCTTCCCGCTCACCCCGGACCGGCGCCACATCGCCTTCGGCCCGGCCTCCGACACGCTCATCACCGAGGCCGCCGGGGCCTACTGCGACCTGCTCCGCCTGCTCGATCCGCGGGCCACCTGGGACCTCGTCCCGGTCAACCTCATGCGCGGCGGCGAGTTCGACGCCCGGTTCCGCGGCGAGGTGGCCGCTCCCCTGCTGGACACGCCGTTCCTGGTGACCGCGGCCGGCGAACCCGTGCGGCCGCGCGACGCCGTCGTGGTGGAGGGCGGCACCGAACTCGTCGACGTGCTGTCCGAGCTGATCCCGACCGTGCTGCCGGGCGACTGGAACCTCCGCCATCCCGGTCTGGGGCAGTTGCGGCTGCGCCGCGTCGGACTCGCCGAACTGGCCGACCTGCTCGGCGACCTCGAGCACGATCCGGCCTGGTGGGCGCGGCTGTACGCCGCGCTGCGCTCGGCCGGGCAGCAGGGTGCCGACCTGGAGGAGCTCGGCGCGCTCCCGGTGCCGCTGGTGGACGGGCGGCTGGTGCGCGGCCCGCGCGGACTGCTGGCGCCCAGCGGTCCGGCGTTCGGCTCCGACGCGCTCGACCCGGGCGCGCTGGCGCCGCTGGGCCTGCGGATCGTGCATCCGCGGGCCGTCGACCCGCTGCTGCTGCGGCTCGGCGCGGTCGAGGCGAACGAGCGCGCGGTGCTCACCGACCCGCTCACACGGGCCGCCGTGGAGAACTCGCTGGACGCCGACGACCCCGACGACATCGCCCGGTCGGTGCTGGAGCTGGTCTCGGCGTCGGGGGCCACCGTCGACGAGGCCCCGTGGCTGGCCGAGCTGGCGCTGCGCGACAACGAGGGCGGCTACTCCCTGGCGGGCGAGCTGCTGCTCCCGGACAGCCCGCTGCTGGAGGTCCTCGCCGAGGACGCCCCGTTCGGCGTGGTCGCCGACGACCTGGTGCGGCGCTACGACGCGGAGACGCTGGAGGCGGTCGGCGTGCTGCGCTCCTTCACGCTGTGCCGCGCGAGCGACGTGACGCTGGGCGCCGCGCTGGACGAAAGCCTGGACGACCTGCCGCTGGACGGCGTCGAGGACTGGGCCGCCGAGGTCATGGAGCGGCTCGGCCACCCCGACCTGCCGCCGGTCGTGCCGGAACTGGTGGGCGTGCGGGACCTGGAGTTCGTGCGCGAGGACCGGTGGCGGCGGGCGCTGGAGCTGCTGGCGGCGCGCGGGCCTCGGGCCGCGGTCACCGAACCCGTGCGGGTGCTGCGCGGCGACGGCCGCTCGGTCGACGTGCCGTCCTACACGGCGTGGTGGCTGCGGACGGGCGCGCTCCTGGACGGGCGGCGGCCGGTGGAGTTGCGGACCGGTGACGCCGATCCGGCGCTGACCGGGCTCTACGACGAGGCTCCCTCGGAACTGGACCCGCACCTCGCCCGGGCGCTGGGCGTCCGCACCGGGCTGGCCGACCTGCTCGCCGAGCCCGACGGGCCGGACGAGCTGCTGGACCGGCTGGGCGACCCCGGGCGGCGGGTCTCCCGGGAGTCGCTGCGGCGGATCTGGGCGGCGCTGGCCGGGGTGGACGCCGAACGGGCGTCGCCGCCGGAGAGCGTGCGGGCGGTGCGCGACGGCGCGATCGTGGTGGCCGACGCCGAGGACGCGGTGGTGGTGGACGCCCCCGACCTGCTCCCGCTGCTGGCCGGACGCCCGGTGGTGCTGGTCCCCGCCGAGCACGCCGCCGCGCTGGCCGACGTCCTGGACCTGGCGCTGGCCGGCGAGGAGGTCGAAGGCCGGGTGACGTCGGCGGGCGAGGTCCGCCAGGTGCCGGACGAGGTGCGCGTCTTCCTCGACACCGGGGTCCTCACCTACCTGCACCACGAGGAGCTGACCGTGGACGGGACCCGGGTGGAGTGGCGCTGCATCGGGGGCCAGGTGCACGCGAGCGGCACCGACGGTCTCGCCCGCGCCCTGTCCTGGACGGCGGGCCGCTGGGACCTGCGCCACCTGGTGGCCGCGGTCCTGAGGGACCCCCGGAGCGTCCTCGACCTCCTCGCAGAGGCCGACCTGGACCCGGACCCGGCCCGGGGGCTCTGA
- a CDS encoding DUF7059 domain-containing protein, with amino-acid sequence MPNSFHPFPRHLAERLRRILIEADYTVSGVRDRLGDTAARALAREQLVPALRATGGEEGLGVLLRLWWLQEPVAEEAARAILPVAELAETGLLAVAGGEVRALVHLGPWELADGRPGYVVSDPTVRPGLGQPHPDHVVGAGGASATLSRLIVDGPMERALDIGTGCGVQALHLAERSADVCATDVNPRALRMAEMSCALSGLDNVRTREGSLYEPVRDERFDLIVSNPPFVITPESARYTYRESDLSGDAVCAEIVRGAPRRLTDGGWCQLLANWLHVDGEDWRDRVGAWVTGTGCSGWVVQRDVQDPAEYVELWLRDSCEHGTPEYTRRYDAWLDYFEREGIKGIGFGWICLRNDAAQDATVRVEELRHEIEQPVGAYLPEVVNGAMTSHRLTDAALLSAHVALAPGVKEERVGVPGAPDPERILLRQGSGLHRVAQVGTVEAALASVCDGTMPVGPLLDAIAELTGQDQADLRERTPDTLRALIAEGFFRVAR; translated from the coding sequence GTGCCGAATTCGTTCCACCCCTTCCCACGCCATCTCGCCGAGCGGCTTCGCCGAATCCTGATCGAGGCCGACTACACCGTCTCCGGCGTACGCGACCGGCTCGGCGACACCGCCGCGCGGGCGCTCGCCCGCGAGCAGCTCGTGCCCGCCCTGCGCGCCACCGGCGGCGAAGAGGGCCTGGGCGTGCTGCTGCGGCTGTGGTGGCTGCAGGAGCCCGTGGCCGAGGAGGCGGCGCGGGCCATCCTGCCGGTCGCGGAGCTGGCCGAGACCGGGCTGCTGGCGGTGGCCGGCGGAGAGGTGCGCGCGCTGGTGCACCTGGGGCCGTGGGAGCTGGCGGACGGCCGTCCCGGCTACGTCGTCTCCGACCCCACCGTCCGCCCCGGCCTGGGACAGCCGCACCCGGACCACGTGGTCGGCGCGGGCGGCGCGTCGGCGACGCTGTCCAGGCTCATCGTGGACGGGCCGATGGAGCGCGCCCTCGACATCGGCACCGGCTGCGGCGTGCAGGCCCTGCACCTGGCCGAGCGCTCCGCCGACGTCTGCGCCACCGACGTCAACCCGCGCGCCCTGCGGATGGCCGAGATGAGCTGCGCGCTGTCGGGCCTGGACAACGTGCGCACCCGCGAAGGGTCGCTGTACGAGCCGGTGCGGGACGAGCGCTTCGACCTCATCGTCTCCAACCCGCCGTTCGTGATCACCCCGGAGTCGGCGCGCTACACCTACCGCGAGTCCGACCTCTCCGGCGACGCGGTGTGCGCCGAGATCGTGCGCGGGGCCCCGCGGCGCCTCACCGACGGCGGCTGGTGCCAACTGCTGGCGAACTGGCTGCACGTGGACGGCGAGGACTGGCGGGACCGGGTCGGCGCGTGGGTGACCGGGACCGGCTGCTCCGGCTGGGTCGTGCAGCGCGACGTGCAGGACCCCGCGGAGTACGTCGAGCTGTGGCTGCGCGACTCCTGCGAGCACGGCACGCCCGAGTACACCCGGCGCTACGACGCCTGGCTGGACTACTTCGAGCGGGAGGGCATCAAAGGCATCGGCTTCGGCTGGATCTGCCTGCGCAACGACGCCGCCCAGGACGCCACGGTGCGGGTGGAGGAGCTGCGCCACGAGATCGAGCAGCCGGTCGGCGCGTACCTGCCGGAGGTGGTGAACGGCGCGATGACCTCGCACCGGCTGACCGACGCCGCGCTGCTGTCGGCGCACGTGGCGCTGGCCCCCGGGGTGAAGGAGGAGCGCGTCGGAGTCCCCGGCGCCCCGGACCCCGAGCGCATCCTGCTCCGCCAGGGCTCGGGCCTGCATCGGGTGGCCCAGGTCGGAACGGTGGAGGCCGCGCTGGCGAGCGTCTGCGACGGCACGATGCCCGTCGGCCCGCTGCTCGACGCCATCGCCGAGCTGACCGGCCAGGACCAGGCCGACCTGCGCGAACGCACCCCCGACACCCTGCGCGCGCTGATCGCCGAGGGCTTCTTCCGCGTGGCGCGGTAG